One Brassica napus cultivar Da-Ae chromosome A5, Da-Ae, whole genome shotgun sequence DNA window includes the following coding sequences:
- the LOC106452091 gene encoding probable protein phosphatase 2C 43, with product MRASRASSLTQKWLLLTQLCLLKDLVIRCVRQFIRRAKAMLLSQNVVVVEPAEISVVVDVKSSQQDLNSFQIAQVRIRDSVCIEIPVPEETPLLGSVKTCSVTEEDVTEFVPKISSGSYADKGSREYMEDEHICIDDLSSHLPSFFFRFPLPVAFYGVFDGHGGSEASQYIKENATRLFFEDDVFRESHFVLNNFFLQEVEKSLREAYRLADLAMEDESIVSGSCGTTALTALVIGRHLMVANVGDCRAVLCRGGKAVDMSFDHKSTFEPERRRVEELGGYFEGEYIYGELAVTRALGDWSLKRYSSLGGSLSPLISDPEIKQVVLTEEDEFLIMGCDGVWDVMTSQYAVTFARQGLRRHGDPRRCAMELGREAFRLNSADNVTVLVICFTSSSSTPQRRRIQFCVSDEARASLQAMLQG from the exons atgcgTGCAAGCAGAGCTTCTTCACTCACCCAAAAATGGCTGCTTTTGACACAGCTTTGTCTTCTGAAGGATCTCGTAATCAGATGCGTACGTCAGTTCATCAGAAGAGCTAAAGCGATGCTTCTGAGTCAAAACGTCGTCGTCGTCGAGCCTGCTGAGATCAGTGTCGTCGTCGACGTTAAGTCGTCTCAACAAGATCTCAATAGCTTTCAGATTGCTCAAGTTCGAATCCGTGACTCTGTCTGTATCGAGATTCCTGTTCCTGAAGAAACGCCTCTGTTGGGATCG GTCAAGACTTGTTCTGTTACTGAAGAGGATGTTACTGAGTTTGTCCCGAAGATAAGTTCTGGGAGTTATGCGGATAAAGGCTCGAGGGAGTACATGGAAGATGAACACATATGCATAGACGATCTTTCATCTCATCTTCCCTCTTTCTTCTTTAGATTCCCACTGCCCGTTGCTTTTTACGGTGTCTTTGATGGCCACGGTGGATCTGAAGCTTCTCAGTATATCAAAGAGAATGCAACGAGATTGTTCTTTGAAGACGATGTGTTTAGAGAGTCTCACTTTGTTCTGAACAACTTTTTCTTGCAAGAAGTGGAGAAATCTCTCCGGGAAGCTTATAGGTTAGCTGATCTCGCCATGGAGGATGAAAGCATTGTTAGTGGTTCGTGCGGAACAACCGCATTGACAGCTCTTGTGATCGGGAGGCACTTGATGGTTGCTAACGTTGGTGATTGTCGGGCAGTGCTATGCAGGGGAGGGAAAGCTGTAGATATGTCGTTTGATCATAAGTCTACGTTTGAGCCGGAGCGGAGACGGGTGGAGGAGTTAGGAGGGTACTTTGAAGGAGAGTATATATACGGTGAGCTTGCCGTTACAAGAGCTCTTGGAGACTGGTCATTGAAGAGGTACTCGTCCTTGGGAGGTTCTTTGTCGCCTCTGATCTCAGACCCGGAGATTAAGCAGGTGGTTTTGACCGAGGAAGATGAGTTTTTGATAATGGGATGTGACGGTGTTTGGGACGTGATGACGAGCCAGTATGCTGTTACGTTTGCCAGGCAAGGGCTGAGGAGACACGGTGACCCGAGGAGATGTGCGATGGAACTTGGAAGGGAAGCGTTCAGGCTTAACTCGGCGGATAATGTTACAGTGTTGGTCATCTGCTTCACGTCGTCATCTTCAACTCCCCAGAGGAGGAGAATACAGTTTTGTGTTTCTGATGAAGCCAGAGCCAGTTTGCAAGCGATGCTACAAGGCTAA
- the LOC125574820 gene encoding dihydrolipoyl dehydrogenase 2, mitochondrial isoform X1 yields MAMASLARRKAYLLTRNISTAPLRSSFSLSRGFASSGSDENDVVIIGGGPGGYVAAIKAAQLGLKTTCIEKRGALGGTCLNVGCIPSKALLHSSHMYHEAKHVFANHGVKVSSVEVDLPAMLAQKDTAVKNLTRGIEGLFKKNKVNYVKGYGKFLSPSEVSVETTDGETTVVKGKHIIVATGSDVKSLPGITIDEKKIVSSTGALSLSEIPKKLIVIGAGYIGLEMGSVWGRLGSEVTVVEFAADIVPSMDGEIRKQFQRSLEKQKMKFMLKTKVVGVDSSGDGVKLIVEPAEGGDQTTLEADVVLVSAGRSPFTSGLDLDKIGVETDKVGRILVNERFSTNVSGVYAIGDVIPGPMLAHKAEEDGVACVEFIAGKHGHVDYDKVPGVVYTYPEVASVGKTEEQLKKDGVSYRVGKFPFMANSRAKAIDTAEGLVKILADKETDKILGVHIMSPNAGELIHEAVLAINYDAASEDIARVCHAHPTMSEAIKEAAMATYDKPIHM; encoded by the exons ATGGCGATGGCGAGCTTGGCTAGAAGAAAGGCTTACCTTCTCACCAGAAACATCTCCACTGCCCCTCTCAGATCCTCCTTCTCCCTCTCCCGCGGCTTCGCTTCGTCCGGATCCGACGAAAACGATGTCGTCATCATCGGCGGCGGTCCTGGAGGCTACGTGGCGGCGATTAAGGCCGCACAGCTCGGTCTCAAAACGACCTGCATCGAAAAACGCGGCGCTCTCGGTGGTACTTGTCTCAACGTCGGATGTATTCCTTCAAAG GCTCTTCTTCACTCTTCTCACATGTACCATGAAGCAAAGCACGTTTTTGCCAACCATGGTGTCAAGGTCTCTTCCGTTGAGGTTGATCTCCCTGCCATGTTAGCTCAGAAAGACACAGCCGTCAAGAATCTCACCCGCGGTATCGAAGGcctcttcaagaagaacaagGTGAACTACGTTAAGGGCTACGGCAAGTTCCTCTCCCCTTCTGAAGTCTCTGTGGAGACAACCGATGGAGAAACCACCGTTGTGAAAGGGAAGCATATCATTGTTGCAACTGGCTCGGATGTCAAGTCTTTGCCCGGCATCACTATCGATGAAAAGAAGATTGTCTCGTCGACAGGAGCACTGTCTCTGTCTGAGATACCGAAGAAGCTGATCGTCATTGGCGCTGGCTACATTGGTCTTGAGATGGGTTCTGTGTGGGGACGGCTTGGATCAGAGGTCACAGTTGTTGAGTTTGCAGCTGATATTGTGCCCTCTATGGATGGCGAAATCCGCAAGCAGTTTCAACGTTCGTTGGAGAAGCAGAAGATGAAGTTCATGCTCAAGACTAAAGTAGTTGGCGTTGATTCTTCAGGAGATGGCGTCAAGCTCATAGTGGAGCCTGCAGAAGGTGGAGACCAGACTACTCTCGAAGCTGATGTTGTCCTCGTCTCAGCAGGAAGATCTCCCTTCACATCTGGACTTGATCTCGACAAAATCGGAGTTGAAACTGACAAAGTAGGGAGGATCCTCGTGAACGAGAGGTTCTCAACCAACGTTTCAGGCGTTTATGCTATTGGAGATGTGATTCCAGGACCAATGCTGGCTCACAAAGCCGAAGAAGACGGTGTGGCTTGCGTTGAGTTTATAGCAGGCAAACACGGACACGTGGATTACGACAAGGTCCCTGGCGTTGTCTACACATACCCTGAAGTTGCATCTGTGGGTAAAACCGAGGAGCAGCTGAAGAAAGACGGTGTGAGCTACCGAGTTGGGAAGTTCCCGTTCATGGCTAATAGCAGAGCCAAAGCTATTGATACAGCAGAGGGATTGGTCAAGATTTTGGCTGATAAAGAGACGGACAAGATCTTGGGAGTTCACATTATGTCGCCAAACGCGGGAGAGTTGATCCACGAGGCGGTTCTGGCGATTAACTACGATGCGGCTAGTGAAGACATTGCTAGAGTCTGTCACGCTCATCCCACCATGAGTGAGGCTATCAAGGAAGCTGCTATGGCTACCTACGACAAGCCCATTCACATGTAG
- the LOC125574820 gene encoding dihydrolipoyl dehydrogenase 2, mitochondrial isoform X2 encodes MAMASLARRKAYLLTRNISTAPLRSSFSLSRGFASSGSDENDVVIIGGGPGGYVAAIKAAQLGLKTTCIEKRGALGGTCLNVGCIPSKALLHSSHMYHEAKHVFANHGVKVSSVEVDLPAMLAQKDTAVKNLTRGIEGLFKKNKVNYVKGYGKFLSPSEVSVETTDGETTVVKGKHIIVATGSDVKSLPGITIDEKKIVSSTGALSLSEIPKKLIVIGAGYIGLEMGSVWGRLGSEVTVVEFAADIVPSMDGEIRKQFQRSLEKQKMKFMLKTKVVGVDSSGDGVKLIVEPAEGGDQTTLEADVVLVSAGRSPFTSGLDLDKIGVETDKVGRILVNERFSTNVSGVYAIGDVIPGPMLAHKAEEDGVACVEFIAGKHGHVDYDKVPGVVYTYPEVASVGKTEEQLKKDGVSYRVGKFPFMANSRAKAIDTAEGLVKIWLIKRRTRSWEFTLC; translated from the exons ATGGCGATGGCGAGCTTGGCTAGAAGAAAGGCTTACCTTCTCACCAGAAACATCTCCACTGCCCCTCTCAGATCCTCCTTCTCCCTCTCCCGCGGCTTCGCTTCGTCCGGATCCGACGAAAACGATGTCGTCATCATCGGCGGCGGTCCTGGAGGCTACGTGGCGGCGATTAAGGCCGCACAGCTCGGTCTCAAAACGACCTGCATCGAAAAACGCGGCGCTCTCGGTGGTACTTGTCTCAACGTCGGATGTATTCCTTCAAAG GCTCTTCTTCACTCTTCTCACATGTACCATGAAGCAAAGCACGTTTTTGCCAACCATGGTGTCAAGGTCTCTTCCGTTGAGGTTGATCTCCCTGCCATGTTAGCTCAGAAAGACACAGCCGTCAAGAATCTCACCCGCGGTATCGAAGGcctcttcaagaagaacaagGTGAACTACGTTAAGGGCTACGGCAAGTTCCTCTCCCCTTCTGAAGTCTCTGTGGAGACAACCGATGGAGAAACCACCGTTGTGAAAGGGAAGCATATCATTGTTGCAACTGGCTCGGATGTCAAGTCTTTGCCCGGCATCACTATCGATGAAAAGAAGATTGTCTCGTCGACAGGAGCACTGTCTCTGTCTGAGATACCGAAGAAGCTGATCGTCATTGGCGCTGGCTACATTGGTCTTGAGATGGGTTCTGTGTGGGGACGGCTTGGATCAGAGGTCACAGTTGTTGAGTTTGCAGCTGATATTGTGCCCTCTATGGATGGCGAAATCCGCAAGCAGTTTCAACGTTCGTTGGAGAAGCAGAAGATGAAGTTCATGCTCAAGACTAAAGTAGTTGGCGTTGATTCTTCAGGAGATGGCGTCAAGCTCATAGTGGAGCCTGCAGAAGGTGGAGACCAGACTACTCTCGAAGCTGATGTTGTCCTCGTCTCAGCAGGAAGATCTCCCTTCACATCTGGACTTGATCTCGACAAAATCGGAGTTGAAACTGACAAAGTAGGGAGGATCCTCGTGAACGAGAGGTTCTCAACCAACGTTTCAGGCGTTTATGCTATTGGAGATGTGATTCCAGGACCAATGCTGGCTCACAAAGCCGAAGAAGACGGTGTGGCTTGCGTTGAGTTTATAGCAGGCAAACACGGACACGTGGATTACGACAAGGTCCCTGGCGTTGTCTACACATACCCTGAAGTTGCATCTGTGGGTAAAACCGAG GAGCAGCTGAAGAAAGACGGTGTGAGCTACCGAGTTGGGAAGTTCCCGTTCATGGCTAATAGCAGAGCCAAGGCTATCGATACAGCAGAGGGATTGGTCAAGATTTGGCTGATAAAGAGACGGACAAGATCTTGGGAGTTCACATTATGCTAA